The sequence GTGCGATGAGCGTGTCGGCCGAGCCGTTGCAGGAGTTGCGCGTGCTCTCCGGGCACCCGGTCGACGGCATGCGCGGCGGTAACCTGTCGGGGCTGGCCATGTGTGGCGGCGAGTTGTGGACGGTGTCGGACCGCGATGACGATCAGATCTATCGGCTCAATACTGCCGATCAGGTCTGGCAGGCCGAAGCCTTGCACATCGACGTGCCGCTGGTGCCGGAGACCGGTTTGCCGTGGGGGTTGCGCTCGCGCAATTGGGCCGCGTCGTTCGTGCGCGGTGGCGATCTGGATTTCGAGGGCATCAGTTGCGACAGCGCCGGCAATCGCTACATTGTCAGCGAGGGCCATGCGGCGGTTTTGCAGGTGCCCGTCAGCGGCCCGGTCAACTGGCTGAAGATCTCGCCGATGATGGTTCGCGAAGCGCGGGCCAGTGGCATGCTCCTGCATTTCAATGCGATCTTCGAAGGCCTGGCGATCAGCCCTGCGGGTGATCAGATGTGGCTGGCCGCCGAGCGGCAAAGCCGTGGTTTGCTGCTGATCAAGCGCCAGCAGACGGTGTGGGATTGCGATGGTCGTTGCGTGCTGCTCAGCGAGGGCGGCAAGGAAATGCAGCCGCCGCAGTTCCCGAAGGCCAGAGCGGTCGACCGAGACTTTTCCGACCTTTCGTTGTTTAACGGCAAATTGTTTACCCTTGAGCGCAACGCCTTCCAGATTTGTCGGCGCGATGCGCAGACCGCCAAGGTCGAGCGTTGCTGGTCGTACGCCGCTGAACTGTTGCAGGCCAACCGCCGTTACTCGCAGAACTTCGGGTTGGAAGAGGCGCTGATCGTTGACGCTGATGGTGCATGGGTCGGCGTCGACAATAATTTCGGCCCGCGCGCCGACGGTGAGGTTCGGCCGATCGTCTGGCGCTTCGCCGCACCTGACGGTGGCTGGAGCGCCAAGCCATGAGCCAGCAACCGCCGGGCAAGCGCGCCGGTCGGGTGCTGATGATTCTGGCCTGGTGCGCAGCTCTGTTTCTGGCGACGCGGTTTTTCGGCCAGTGGGAGCAGCGCCAGCAGAATCCGAACGTGGTGGTCAGTTCGGAGCAGGGCGAAGGTTTTATCGAAGTGAAACTGGCCGGCAATGCCCAAGGGCATTTTGTCGCCAGCGGTCAGATCAACGGTGAGCCGGTGGAGTTCATGCTCGACACCGGCGCAACCGATGTGGCGATCCCGGCTGATCTGGCCAAACGTTTGAAGCTGGAAGAAGGTTTCGGAGTGACGCTGAGCACGGCGAACGGCCTGAGCCAGGGCTATCGGACCAAAATTGCCCGTCTGCAACTGGGTGACATCGTGCTGCGGGACGTCCGTGCATTGGTGGCGCCGGGGCTGCATGGCGATCAGGTGCTGCTCGGCATGAGCGCCCTGAACAAACTTGAATTTACTCAGCGCGGTGGCACCATGCTGCTGCGCCAGACAACGAACCGATGAGGCCTGCATGAGCAACCCCCTTGATCTCAGCCTGGACGGTGTAGAACGCCGCTCGCTGGCCGACTTCACCGAAAGTGCCTACCTCAACTACTCCATGTACGTGATCATGGACCGTGCCCTGCCGCATATCGGCGACGGCCTGAAACCGGTACAGCGGCGTATCGTCTACGCCATGAGCGAGTTGGGCCTGGACGCCGATTCCAAGCACAAGAAATCGGCGCGTACCGTCGGTGACGTGCTCGGCAAGTTCCACCCGCACGGCGACTCGGCGTGCTACGAAGCGATGGTGCTGATGGCCCAGCCGTTCAGCTATCGCTACACGCTGGTCGACGGCCAGGGCAACTGGGGTGCGCCGGACGATCCGAAGTCCTTCGCCGCCATGCGTTACACCGAAGCACGCCTGTCGCGTTATTCCGAAGTGCTGCTCAGCGAACTGGGCCAAGGCACTGCCGACTGGGGCCCGAACTTCGACGGCACCCTGCAGGAGCCGCTGGTTCTGCCGGCGCGCCTGCCGAACATTCTGCTCAACGGCACCACCGGTATCGCCGTGGGCATGGCCACCGACGTGCCGCCGCACAACCTGCGCGAAGTCGCCACTGCGTGCGTGCGCTTGCTCGATGAGCCGAAAGCCACGGTTGAACAGCTCTGCGAACACATTCAGGGCCCGGATTATCCGACCGAAGCGGAAATCATCACGCCGCGC comes from Pseudomonas sp. RU47 and encodes:
- a CDS encoding esterase-like activity of phytase family protein, translated to MRFGWALAGALLLCAMSVSAEPLQELRVLSGHPVDGMRGGNLSGLAMCGGELWTVSDRDDDQIYRLNTADQVWQAEALHIDVPLVPETGLPWGLRSRNWAASFVRGGDLDFEGISCDSAGNRYIVSEGHAAVLQVPVSGPVNWLKISPMMVREARASGMLLHFNAIFEGLAISPAGDQMWLAAERQSRGLLLIKRQQTVWDCDGRCVLLSEGGKEMQPPQFPKARAVDRDFSDLSLFNGKLFTLERNAFQICRRDAQTAKVERCWSYAAELLQANRRYSQNFGLEEALIVDADGAWVGVDNNFGPRADGEVRPIVWRFAAPDGGWSAKP
- a CDS encoding retropepsin-like aspartic protease family protein; the encoded protein is MSQQPPGKRAGRVLMILAWCAALFLATRFFGQWEQRQQNPNVVVSSEQGEGFIEVKLAGNAQGHFVASGQINGEPVEFMLDTGATDVAIPADLAKRLKLEEGFGVTLSTANGLSQGYRTKIARLQLGDIVLRDVRALVAPGLHGDQVLLGMSALNKLEFTQRGGTMLLRQTTNR